The genomic DNA CCATAGTCAAGGCATCAGAGACCGGAGCAGCAACCGATATCATCGCCGGTATCGCTGTCGGTATGGAGTCTACCTTCATCCCGGTCATCATCGTCGCCGTTGCAATTCTGATTGCAAACTACTTTGGCGGAATTTATGGTGTGGCTCTTGCCGGTGTCGGTATGCTTGCAACCCTTGGTATCACCCTCTCAGTTGATGCATACGGACCGATTGCAGACAATGCCGGTGGTATTGCAGAGATGAGCCACCAGGGTCCCGGAGTTCGTGCCATCACCGATACCCTTGACTCTGTCGGAAACACAACCGCAGCAATCGGAAAGGGATTTGCAATCGGTGGTGCAGCTCTGACCGCCCTCGGTCTCTTTGCTGCATACACTCAGGCTGTCAAACTTGATATGGTCAACATGCTTGAACCGGTCGTCTTTGTCGGTATTCTTGTCGGTGCCATGCTCCCGTTCCTGTTCTCCTCCTTTGCCATGAAGGCCGTCGGAAGGGCAGCAGGGTTTATCGTGGAGGAAGTCCGCCGCCAGTTCAAGGAGATTCCAGGACTTATGGAAGGAAAGACTGATCCTGACTATGCATCCTGTATCACCATCTCTACAAACGCAGCACTTCGTGAGATGATCCTTCCGGGGATGATGGCAATTGCCGCACCAATTATCGTCGGTGTTGCTCTCGGTTCCCATGCTCTTGCAGGACTTCTTGTCGGTTCCATATCTGCCGGTTTCCTCGTTGCTATCATGATGGCAAACGCCGGGGGAGCCTGGGACAACACCAAGAAGTACATCGAACAGGGACACTCTGGAGGAAAAGGATCTTTTGCTCACAAGGCAGCGGTTACCGGTGACACCGTTGGTGACCCGTTCAAGGATACGGCAGGACCAGCTCTGAACATTCTGCTCAAATTAATGGCAATTGTTGCAGTGGTCTTTGCACCTATCTTCATGTAATCCTTTTTTTGAGATACTCGCATATAGAAGAAATTTTTAAAAAATTACGGGGTTCTGATGATTCCGGATACACAGCACTCATCCGGCTCTGCATCAGGAATACCGGACTTTAACCAGCATCGTGCTTTTTCACTTTGAAACCCGGGTTTCACATACGAATATGCCATGCACTTCTCATCTTCCCTGCAGGCGTTCGCACAAGCCTCGGGATCAGGTGAGGAAAGGTCAAACACGGTATAATCTTCTCCCGGCCGATTGGTGTCTGGTTCCATATCAGTCTTCGACGGAGTCAGGGCGATATCCTCCGGCCCGATAGGAACCATTTCGGGTATATTCATATCCATAGGGTCCAGGGTCTGAATTGCAGCAATAAAAGGCGTTGCAATCATCTGGATGACCGCAGGAGAGAATGCTGCCCGTGAACAACTGCATTTCGCTTTTCCAACAACCGGTGAATCATGAGGATCACTCTCCCCGTCACGGTCGAGATCCAGCTGGGTAATGTATGCTCCCTCAAAGCACCAATCCTGTTTCTGATGACTTTTTTCAGGACCGACATCCATCCAGTAGGTTGAGCCCCATAATCCGTTTCCGGATGGCTTTGAGCACTGAACCGCCCCGATGACCGGTGAATCAAGAGGATCGCATCCAGAACATGAGTCAAGATCTATCCCGGTGATATAGGACCCCTGCGGGCACCAGGAACCGCTCATACTATGACTAGAAAGGCCTTTCTGCTCAACCGGAACCCATTGACTCTCCGCCCATTTCTCCTGCTCTTTTCCCTCTATCCTGCAGCATCGTGCCTGGCCTATAAGAGGAGTATCAAAGTCGCTGACGGATTGATCACCATCCAGGTCAAGAGCGGTCAGATAACTCCCGTCCGGGCAGATCTGGACTTTTTCATGGCTGTTCTTACCGCCTGTTTCAACCGGAACCCATTCACATAATCTCCACTTTGGAGTGCCGATACCAAA from Methanospirillum hungatei JF-1 includes the following:
- a CDS encoding trypsin-like serine protease — translated: MLLIGFGSSDDPAIGIKQSALSHGTAVQDGELEAVGEVIGSGGCTGTLIADNLVLSAAHCFCNGKSNCVNQGQFILRNVRTVADPNNRRNVTFTGKVRIFPEYEDRGWQREDYGVLELNSPASSQVLVTPIPVEDPWNIPLVGETLTLVGFGMTGDKCALPGQGKMKIALPVDESGWGGISFKNNRLYSCPGDSGGPILNKAGHVVGVASWGDNQVSVYRPTSYAYNWIFGIGTPKWRLCEWVPVETGGKNSHEKVQICPDGSYLTALDLDGDQSVSDFDTPLIGQARCCRIEGKEQEKWAESQWVPVEQKGLSSHSMSGSWCPQGSYITGIDLDSCSGCDPLDSPVIGAVQCSKPSGNGLWGSTYWMDVGPEKSHQKQDWCFEGAYITQLDLDRDGESDPHDSPVVGKAKCSCSRAAFSPAVIQMIATPFIAAIQTLDPMDMNIPEMVPIGPEDIALTPSKTDMEPDTNRPGEDYTVFDLSSPDPEACANACREDEKCMAYSYVKPGFQSEKARCWLKSGIPDAEPDECCVSGIIRTP